The window AAGCCTAAAACCGAAGAAGGAAAACTTAGCGGGAATGCGGTACAGGATTCCATCATAAGCCAGTTAAAAGGCGCAACAACGGAAAAAAACAATGCGGCAGGTTTTGCAGTCGATATCCGCGGAGATTATTTATACGGCATGCTTCAGATAGCCTTCCCTTCAAAAACTCATACCGACCTTATAAAGGGCGGAACTGCGGGCCTTAAAAAAGGCGCATTTATCATGGATACGCAGGTAGGTGCAGGATACACATTTTTTAAAGACAGCCGCTTTAACCTGTTTTTAGGAGCCGGTTTGGGCTTTAATCTTATGTCTTCCGAGCAAACGATAAGCATTCCTTTAGCGGGAGATTTTAATTATAAAAAACTTGATGCTATGATAGGCGTCGGCGGGAATATAACTGCAAGTTTTTACTTTACAAAACACGTAGGTATTTTTGCAGGCATCGCCGATACCGTATATTTCGCACCGATAAAAGCTAAAAAAACTTTTACCGTAGCGGGAGAAACAATCAATTTAGATGAAAAAACGGAAGGCACAAAACTTTCAAACAGCTTTGCAAACAGCCTTAATTTAAAAGCCGGTATTTCATTTAAACTGTAAAAATTAAGGCCGAACGGCATAAAAAAAAGCAGCCTTCTAAGGCTGCTTTTTTTTATTGATGTCTTTACTTTAAAGAATTAAGAACACCTGAAAGTTTATTCTTATCGTATAAATCGAGCGGCCGTCCTTCGGCATAACGCAAAGCCTCTTCCGTAAAAGTTCCGGCGCTCATACAAATACCGGTTCCGCCTTTTACCTCCTTAAGACGTGCATGAAGTTCTCTCAAAAGCAGCTCTCCTACCGTACCCTGCGAGCGGAAAAACCTGAAAATAACCGTATCCGAAAAACGCGGCGTATCCACTTCGGCAACTATATCGGTATACGTCGCTAACACGGAAATATCCAGAATTTTTACCTTTGCTTTAGGATAAAACCTGGCAACAATTTTTCTGCATAAACCGACAAATTCGCTTTGTCCCGACATTAAATAAATTTGTAAATTTCTATTTTGGTTCAGCTCCTGATACCTCATAATCAATGTGGCGGCATCTTTATATCCGGGGCTTATCATTTGAATTTCTTTTAATAAATGGAGAGCCTTGCCTATATCCTGTGTCTTTATAAATGCCTGTGCCAATCTGTATTTAAGCTCGTTGGAAGTTTCCATAGGAATATTTTGGTGCTTTAATCCTATTTGAAAATCTTCGATAGCACGGTCAAGCTGATTCGCCTTTGTTCTAATCATTCCGGTATATAAAGCCGAGCGGGGGCCGAAAACAGGGTCTACACGCAAATGTGTTAAAATTTTCAAACATTTATCGTTTGCACCCGCCTCATAAAAACATTCTCCCATTGAAAACAAAACTTCTTTGTCATCGGGCTTTACATCCAATGCTTTTTTTAATGCGGGAAGAGCATCGTTGTATCTGTGCAAATGCTGAAAAGTATAGCCTGCATACTTTGTCGCCAAAAAATTATCCGGTTGAGTAATTAAGGCTTTTTTAAAATACGGGAGGGCTCTCTCATAATCTTTTTCCATATAGTACACATAGCCCAGCGTATAATTTACATCAAAATGTCGCGGATTTAAAGTTTCCGCCAACAATAAGCCTTTTTTAGCTTCAGGCATTCTATTCGTTTTTAAGGCGCAAATACCGTACCTTAAAGGAATATCGAATTGTTTTTCAAGGTCCAAACTTTTAACATGGTCGATTAAAACGGAATATGCGGCATAAGCTTTTTCCCATTCCTGCCCCTGATATTGCACATCGCCCATAATTAACAGACCCTGAATATCCCGAGGATTTTGATTTAAGCGGCGTGCCGCATCTTTCATTAAAGCAGCCTTTCCTTTTACGGTTTTAGCTCTGCCCTGACCGCCGGAATTTGAGGTTTTTGAAGCAATAAAATAAATAATCCCCAGTACAACAATAACAATAAAAGCCGATATAATAATAGTTGCCATTCTTCTATTATGCGTTTTATTTTAAAATATGTCAATGGAAGAAGCCCGTAAATTGTTTTAAAATATGAAAAAATGTCAATATTTTTATTAAAAAGTATTGACATTTTTTTTTACTTTTGCTAGAATACGCAAGCCTATGGGGGCGTAGCGAAGCTGGTTTATCGCGCTGGCCTGTCACGCCGGAGATCGCGGGTTCGAGCCCCGTCGCTCCCGAAAAAGCTCACCGCCTAACGGTGAGCTTTTATTTTTTATAGCCGTCCTAAAACGGGCAGTAGCGCAGGGGTAGCGCGCTTGGTTCGGGACCAAGAAGTCGGGGGTTCAAATCCCCCCTGCCCGACTATTTAATTATAAAAAATTTCCGATATTCCTTATCTAACAAAAGGGAGCAATACACGAACTGAAAAAATCCGTCATATTTAAATCTTCGGAAGAGAATTCTTTTCTTCTTATGGATTTGAGAAGATAAATAACGGCTTTTATTTTTCCTTCATATATAACGGGAGCAGCTATTACCGAATTCCAATTGGGTATTCCTGTAAGTTTATCTTTCCCGACGGCATTATCCCAATCAACTCCGGAAAAACTTTTTTTGGAA is drawn from Treponema pedis and contains these coding sequences:
- a CDS encoding DUF2715 domain-containing protein, with product MAAACTAMLFADLAISFGPAYTNYLVKPKTEEGKLSGNAVQDSIISQLKGATTEKNNAAGFAVDIRGDYLYGMLQIAFPSKTHTDLIKGGTAGLKKGAFIMDTQVGAGYTFFKDSRFNLFLGAGLGFNLMSSEQTISIPLAGDFNYKKLDAMIGVGGNITASFYFTKHVGIFAGIADTVYFAPIKAKKTFTVAGETINLDEKTEGTKLSNSFANSLNLKAGISFKL
- a CDS encoding tetratricopeptide repeat protein; protein product: MATIIISAFIVIVVLGIIYFIASKTSNSGGQGRAKTVKGKAALMKDAARRLNQNPRDIQGLLIMGDVQYQGQEWEKAYAAYSVLIDHVKSLDLEKQFDIPLRYGICALKTNRMPEAKKGLLLAETLNPRHFDVNYTLGYVYYMEKDYERALPYFKKALITQPDNFLATKYAGYTFQHLHRYNDALPALKKALDVKPDDKEVLFSMGECFYEAGANDKCLKILTHLRVDPVFGPRSALYTGMIRTKANQLDRAIEDFQIGLKHQNIPMETSNELKYRLAQAFIKTQDIGKALHLLKEIQMISPGYKDAATLIMRYQELNQNRNLQIYLMSGQSEFVGLCRKIVARFYPKAKVKILDISVLATYTDIVAEVDTPRFSDTVIFRFFRSQGTVGELLLRELHARLKEVKGGTGICMSAGTFTEEALRYAEGRPLDLYDKNKLSGVLNSLK